The sequence below is a genomic window from Salinispira pacifica.
CCCCGGATCGTAGGCGTTTACCCGTATTCCGCCGCGCCCTGCGGACTTAAGCCTGTTATCCAGCTCATAGGTGAACAGAATATTGCAGAGTTTTGATGTTGAGTATGCCTCGGCACCCCGGTCCTTAAGCGGAGCCGGCTCGGGCTGGCGCTCAGGGTACGCAAGGTACTCAGCCCGGATGTAGCGGGGTTTGCTCAGAGGCCCTCCCCGGCCATCGGGATCGTGCACCGAACTGGAAACCATCACGATGCTCCCGGCATCGTGCAGGTACGGCAGCAGCAGGTTCACCAGCAGGAAATGGCCCAGATGGTTCACGGCAAAACTCATTTCAATGCCATCTGCAGAGCGCTCTTCATTGCTGCGGAAAGAAAGCCCTGCATTACAGATGACGCTCTCCAGATCGTCAATTCCCGAGCGGGAAAAGCGGTTCACAAATTCCCGGACAGATTTCATGGATGCCAGATCCAGCTCCACCGGGATAATGTTATGGTTGCCCGTTTCTTTGCTCAGAGTTTCGGCAGCTGCGGCAAGCTCGTCCATGCGCCGGCCGGCCATGAGTACTCGCCGGGATTCATCCGACGCCAGCACCCTTGCAGTTTCAAAGCCCAGACCCCGGTTGGCTCCGGTGATAATCGTTGTCATTGTATGCTCCCCCGGCTGCCTGACACAGCTACCGAATATCCAGAATAAAAATCGCCCCACAGCATAATACATCCTTTGGATGAAAAAAAAGCCCTATATTGACCGGATTCACCGGCTCTGATATATTACTGCTTCACAACGGGGTGTAGCCTAGTGGCTAAGGCGTCTGCTTTGGGAGCAGAAGATCGCTGGTTCGAGTCCAGTCACCCCGACTTACATATGCCGATACCCGGTCGGCATTTTTTGCGTTATACTCAGTGTATAATACATCCTGCGTCCATAGCTCAGCTGGATAGAGCAACGGCCTTCTAAGCCGTAGGTCGCACGTTCGAGTCGTGCTGGACGCGCTAAATCATTAATATACAAGACTTTAAAAAGCCAAAATCAAACTTTGATTTTGGCTTTCTTGTTTGTTACCATATTGTTACCAAAGCAATGTAACGGTGGTAACACATGAATTATGCGCCATACACAATGTTCAAGCGGGGCCGAAAATACTACGTTCGCTTCCGCAAACCCGACGGCAGCAGAACCAGCCCGGTATCCAGCGGCCAGACCAATGAACGGGCGGCCAAGTCATGGGCCCAACAGCAGCTCGAAGCTGGAGCCGGCAAAGTTACAAGACGCTCACGCTTTCGCCATCTCGCTCATAATTTTTTTGATATCGATGGAATCTATCATCAAGAATGTATGGCAAATTTTCATCGAATATCAGAACGCCAGTTACGAAGCAAACAGCTGATGATGAAAAATCACATACTTCCCCACTTCGGCGAAATGCAGCTTGAAGAAATCATTACAGCTGACATCTCAAAGTTCAAACACGTGTTGATGAAGAAAAATCTCTCCGGCAACTCTATAAATAAATATCTGTCATGCCTCAAGGCAATTTTCGAATATGCTGAAGAAAACGGGTACATCAACAAGATTCCAACCTTGAAGCGGGCAAGCATCCAGGATCGAACACGCACCATCCTTACCCGTCGCCAAGCCAAATCACTGTTTCGCGATGATGACTGGAACGGCAATATGCGAGCCCGAACCATGAACCGTCTTGCAATGATCACCGGTATGAGGGCCAGCGAGATACTTGCCCTCAACTATGAAGATATCCTGTCTCCAGACGACATTGAAGCCAGGGCCCTGGCCAGCGCTGATATCCAACAGATGTATCACCGTATGCTCGGCGGACAGGTGCCTGACTGTACAGTAATAGCAATCTATAAGGCATGGGATCAGCAGGACAGTCAATTAAACGACCATACGAAAACCGACTGTTCACGGCGCTTCGTCCCTATCCCCGAATCGATGGTTGAAGAACTTGCTTCGATACGACCTTTCAGGGAGAAGCTACAACCCGACTCACCCTTTATCTTTTTTGCAGAGTACTCCTCGCACAAACCCATGGAAGGCAGAGTTGCGTTGAGAGAAATGCGTCGCAAGATTGAAGAAAAAGTGCGCATTAACGATGAAGTTCTCACAGTCGAAAAGCAGAAAGAACGTCTTCTTGATTTTCACTCCTGGCGGCATTTCCTCAACACCCAGATGATCGAACATGGATTTGCCGAAGTAATCGCTGATCTGATGACCGGTCATGCTACCAAAAGCATGACTCAGAATTACACCCGGCTCATGAACTTCAGCGAAATAATTGAGATGCAGGAGAAGCTGCTGTCCTAAAAAAAGTTAAAATTAACTTTTGGAAATCGCAAATTTATTATGGTAGGCTGATTCATCCGCTTTTAAGGAGGATGATCATGGCTAAGGATACCCTGCTCACCGTCGAAGAGCTGTCTTAAAAACTGAAAATGCCGGTATCAACGATCTATGCTTATACCTCTCAACGCCAAATTCCACATTATAAGGTCGGGAAGGGTCTGCTTTTCAGCGATTCGAAAATTGACGCCTGGCTGGAGACCAAAGCGATTGATCCGTTGGATTTTGTCCCGATGAAAGATGAATGAAGGAATATAAGCGTCAAAGTAACCCCACCTGCCTGAAGTAAGCAGTCTGAAATACAATTGCCTCCAGTCGGAGGAATGTGTATGTAAAAGTATAGCCGAGAAGTGCATCTGCAGCATCTTGAAGCCTGGAAACAGCAGGGTATCAGCGGAAGCGAATACTGCAAAACCCATGGCATTAAACCAACCACCTTCTACAGCTGGATTAAAATAGAGAAGAAATTAGCCTCACAGGATGCCGGTGGACTCCCGGGATTCGTGGCCATACATCCGAATACAGATTTTCAACCACAGATGATGCAGTCAGAGATAGTAATCCGCAAAGGTGACATCAGTATTTCTGTTCCGGCAGGTGCGTCGCAGAACCAGATTGTAAATATTCTGTCTGCTCTGGGTGCAGCAGAATGATTATAGATCTTTCAAGCGAAATATTCTGCCTTGGAGCGGAAGTCGGATGGTAAAAATCGGTGAAGAGGTCTCTGAAAAACTTCATGTGATTCCCCCCAAGATGTGGTTGAGCGAATTATTCGACCCAAATATTCCTATCATGTGTGTGAAGGATCCGGCGATGAAGATAAGCCAGCCGTCCGAATTGCACCGGTACAGCCGGCAATTATCGATAAAAGCATTGCTACCCCCGCACTTCTTGCTTTTGTAATCGTAAACAAGTTTGTGGATCATCTGCCCTACTACCGGCAGGAAAGCCGGTTTGAGCGTATCGGCATCCATATTTCCCGGCAAAACATGAGTCACTGGCAGAATTCGGTATATAAGCGGATCAAGCAGCTTATCAGGCAGTTCAAAACACACATAAAAACCGGCCAGGTCGTGCATATGGCCTGGTCGTAATCCTTCGGATTACTGCCCGGCCAGGCATCCGGGATGAAACCACCGCTCAAGTGATGAAAGAAGTAGGCGGAGATAATACTTCCAAGTCATATATGTGGCTTGCCCGGGGTTGGTCGCTGCCTACGGCAGCTGCTTCGTAAGAATCGCCCACGAGCAGAAAGTTCAAGCACCATGTACTTCCTTATTGAAACAGCAAAAGCGAATGGTCTCGATCCTCACCGCTATTTGCTCAAGCTGCTCGAAAAGGCTCCTCTGGCTGCATCGGAAAACGACTGGATTTCGCTGTTGCCTTGGAATATCGAGTAGGGCTTTGACGCTTACTATTATTTTCAGCTTTATACGTTTTGAATCATGAACTTCCTATAACTGACAATATATGCTCGTTTCACTCGGGCTTCGCAAAATCTACTACTTCGTGGTAGACTTAATATTTTGTCGGAGAATTAGCGGGAAATGCCACGTCTGTACTTTACAAGGAGTACGAAGCGGCTATCTGTGGCCGCCTTGAATATAAAATTACTACTTATTAGGAGTAAAAAATGAAAAGGTCATTCCCTTTTTTTGAAGTGATTGCAGTTGTTTTGATGATGACAGCTGTGTTTCCTGCGTCTGCGACACCGCTTTCTGCCGGTGACACAGAAACCTACACGGCCGGCGGTGTATCCTTCGTCATGTCCTACGTCCCCGGGGGTATGACCTTTCCCACGGGTGTCAATGACGACGGAAGTGCAACTGTAGATAACGCATATTGGATAGGAGAGACCGAGGTGACTTACGAGCTTTGGGATACGGTATACACTTGGGCGACAAGCAAGGCAAGAGGGGCGAAGATATATGGTTTTGCTAATGCTGGTCGCCAGGGCGGAGATTTAAAATCTGGTCCCATTGGGACGAACCAGCACCCGGTGACCACGGTAAACTGGCGTGATGCCATGGTATGGTGCAACGCGCTTACGGAATGGTACAATGCGCAGAACGGAACAAGCTATGATCACGTCTACAGTTACGGGGGCTCGATAATAAGGGATTCCCGTGATGCCACTGCCTGCGAGGCAGCAGTTGAGAGCTCTACCGCGAAAGGCTTCCGCCTGCTGTCTAGAAATGAGTATGAACTTGCGGCGCGGTACCGTAACGGGACTGACTGGACCTACGGGGACCACGCAAGCGGAGACGAAAGTGGTGCATGTTTTGATGACGGGAGTATCTTGGGAGATCTTGGTATGTCCACGGTAATCGGGGATTATGCTGTGTATCGCGGCAATTCCGGGTTATCTACTGCAGTGGTAAAAAGCAAAACAGCCAATGCACTGGGCTTATACGATATGAGTGGCAATGTGGCGGAGTGGTGTTTTACTAAGAGCGGGTCTCGTCAACGCGGGCTTCTTGGCGGGAGTTGTGGCAGTTCTGCCGGCGGCCTGCAGGTTGGCGCCTGGTCCTACTACTACCCGGGCGAAGAGAGTCCCGGTAGCGGCTTCCGCATTGCGAGGACGGCCGATTGATATATCAATCGGCTTGACCTTTTGGGTTTTTACCTTTTGTCTTGGCATTCTTCTGCCCCTTTAGTCGATTTATTTTTTGAGCAGAAAAACGATTCCAGGGAAATATCAGTGTTTCCCTGGAATACCTGGAACCAGACGGTTGGGCACATCCAATAACAGAGTTTACCAGGTTACGCCTGCGGCTCCACCCGAATTGCCTCTGGTCGCAGGCTCCCGACGGCAACTTCTGGTAAACTTGAAACGTTATATGAAATGTCATGTACGAATAAAACAAAAAGAGAAAGAAAAATGAAAAAGATTTATGCACTTCCCCACTTTTCGGACGTCTCAGAGCAAGAAATAGTATTTTTCAAATGATGGTCCCAAAGCCTTGAGTATGGTTTTCTGATCTTCTCGCAGAGTTGATATTGGAGTCACGGTCTTATCTTCCAAAGTTATCCGTTGGAACTTGAACCGCCCCGGCTTTACCGGAGATAAAATCTTGTGAGAGGATGGAGTCATGGTAAGGAAAAACAGCAGGTTTTCTGAGGAAGTAAGGGAGCGGGCAATCCGGATGGTATTCGCCGCCAAGGATGAATATGATTCGCAGTGGGCCGCTATAGAGTCGATAGCTGAAAAGATAGGCTGTACTGCAGAGACTCTGCGGCGTTGGGTGCGACAGGCTGAGAAAGATAATGGTAGTCGGGAAGGCATCACTACCGGCGAAAAGAAAAGAATAGAAGATTTTGAGCGGGAAGTTCGAGAGCTCAAAAAAGCCAATGAAATATTACGCCTGGCTGCCGGATATTTCGCGAAGACGGAGCTCGACCGCCCACACAAGAAATAGTTGAGTTTATAGACACGCACCGGAATGTATATGGAGTCGAGCCGATCTGCAAAGTCTTACCGATTGCTTCATGGTTATATTAGGGCCTCCTGAAAAAACCTTAACCCTATACATATAAATGAAATACTGCTAGAATTTGTGCATGAAGTGCACGGTTTTTGCGAAAACCAGGCAAAAACCCTTGCACCTGTTTTCTTGGCGGGAGGGATTGTGTATAGAACTGAGGACAAAACGCAGCTTTCATTTGAAGATTTCTATCTCCCATTTGGAGGCAAACTGAACCCCAATAACCGCTGGGTACAGCTTGCTGATTTAATTCCCTGGGAAGATTTAGAAGCAGAATACGCCTCACAGTTTGCTATCGAAAGCGGGCAAGGCGCTCCGGCAATACAGTTTCGGACAGCTCTGGGTGCCCTGATTATAAAGGAAAAATTAGGAATTACAGATGAGGAAACCGTGGAGCAGATTCGTGAGACGCCTTACCTGCAATATCTCATCGGAATGCAGGGGTACCAGGATGAGGCTCCTTTTGATCCATCCATGCCTGGTCACTCGCTACGCTCGTTGCCCGGCCGTGCATCCGGGATGGTGCATTTCAGAAAGCGAATCAGCATGGACATGATCACTCACGCAAATGAATTGATTATTGCCGAAGAACGTAAAAAAAAACTGAAGATGATACGGAAGCTGAAAAAGAAGAAAATTCTGAGGTAGAAAACAGCGGAAAGCTTCTGATTGATGCTACCTGTGTGCCCGGTGATATTCGCTATCCCACCGATCTTTCGCTTTTAAATGAGAGCCGGGAAAAACTGGAAACCATCATAGACGTTATTCACGCAGAACGGCCCAAGGGCGCGACAAAACCCCGAACATACCGGCAAAGGGCGCGAAAGGATTTTTTGGCTGTCATCAAAAAGCGCAAAGCGAGCAAGAACAAGATTCGCAAGGCAATACGCAAGCAGCTGGGGTACATACGCCGTAATCTCCGGCACATAGAGCAATTAGCAGCAGGTGTCAGTTTGAAAATCCTGTCACGGAAACAGTACCGGAATCTGCTGGTGATCTCAGAAGTCTTTCGCCAGCAGGCCCTGATGTATGAAAACAAAGATCATCGAATGTCAGGCCGGATCGTGAGCATATCCCAACCCCATATTCGCCCCATAGTCAGGGGAAAAGCCGGTACCCCGGTTGAGTTCGGCATGAAGATTTCATCCGCCAATATTAACGGGTACATGTTTATCGACCGATTTTCATGGGATCCATACAACGAGTCTGGTGATTTAGACATGCAGGCTGAAAATTACAAACAGAGATATGGCGTGTATCCGGAATCAATACACGCCGATCAGATTTACCGCACCAGGGACAACCGAAATTGGTGCAAGAAACGGGGAATCAGATTATCTGGTCCACCACTGGGTCGTCCACCGAAAGATCGTGGAGAAAATCGGGAACGAAAGAAGCTGGCCCGTCAGGATGAGCTGGATAGAATCGCCGTTGAAGGGACATTCGGTAGAGCAAAACGACGGTACTCAATGGGTCGATTAATGACAAAGCTTTCTGAGACCAGTGAATCGCAGGTGGCCATGATCATGCTGGTGATGAACCTGGAAAAGATTCGCATGGATCTTTTTTACGTCTTTATCATAGCTATGCTACGCAGCCGAAAAATTCCGAAGTCTCATTTCCCCGTGGTATTGGGGTATGGTAATATGGCAGCATAGGGTTTTTTTCAGGAGGCCCTATTTAGAGGACATCAGAGATGATCTTTTGTCAGGAGAATACCAGCCTCTCCCAGCAAAGCGCGTATATATTCCAAAACCAAACGGCAAGTTACGACCTTTGGGAATACCTACACTAAGAGATCGAATTGTACAGCGAGCAATGCTGATGGCGATGGAGCCGATATGGGAAAGTGACTTTCACAGACTATCCTACGGCTTCAGACCTGAACGAAGTGTACATCATGCAATTCGAACAGTAAAGTTTCAGCTTCAGGATGGAGTTGAAACGGTTGGAAGGTGGATCATCGAAGGCGATCTATCAAGCTATTTTGATACGGTTCATCACAGACTTCTTATGAAATGCGTGCGCAGGAGGATCAAGGATAAGCGCTTTACCGCACTGCTGTGGCGGTTTCTCAAGGCTGGGCATATCGACAAAGATCTCTTCAAGGCTGCGAGCGAAGGAGTTCCTCAGGGTGGAGTACTCTCTCCACTACTGTCCAATATCATGCTAAATGAGTTCGACTGGTGGCTGGATCAGCTTTATCTGAGCAAGAAAGCACGGAAAGGCCGCTGGTATTGGAATAACACAATCAAGATTCAACGCCCAATCGCAGTGCGGGAAGGCCGAGAATGGCTGCCGGCAGTCACCTATTGCCGGTATGCTGATGACTTTGTGATACAAGTAAAGGGCAATCGACAGCATGCAGAATTGATTAGGGAGCAAGCACGCTCATTTCTTGAAGATACGCTACATCTGACCTTGAACATGGAGAAGACCCATATTACCCATGTGGATGACGGCTTTGTGTTTCTTGGTCATAGAATTATCCGCAAGCGAGGCCCGCGAGGCATCAAACGTCCAGTCACAACAATTCCGCACCAGAAAGCGAAAGCATTTGCCCGCTCAATAGCACAGGAACTGTCGGGAAATTATAGCGAGAATAAAATCGCTATGGTGGAACGATTGAACCGGAAACTTGCAGGCTGGGCGAATTTCTATCAGTTTACTGATTATACATCGTACGTCTATCGCCGAATTGATAGAGTTGTATTTTGGAAGCTGGCACATTGGCTGGCGCGGAAGTATCGGACATCAATCAAGAGTCTTGCAAGGCGAGGAATACGGAGTCCTGCACCGGGTAAAGCCAAAACATGGATTCTCTATGGAGCAAATCCAAATGGCAAAATCCAGGGCATAGACCTTCGTCGGCTGGTTACCAGTCCGAAGAAGCAATTCCGCTGGAGAAATCCTGAAGTTAATCCATACCTGCCACGAGAAGAAGAACGAAATACTGTGAGCTCAACGTATGATCAAGTTGCGAGGGCTATTAGCCCGATCTAAATGGAAAGCCGGATGCGCTGAAAGGTGCACGTCCGGTTTGGGGAGGAGAGGCAGGGAGATAGTTCGACTACGCCCTGTCTCTTACTCTACTCAGATTACCCGGAGGGATGGTGTATTTGGTAGCGATTATTGACCTGTATTCCCGGAAAGTTTTGAGTTGGAGACTGAGCAACAGCATGAAGGTTGATTTCTGCAATGAGGCTTTGCTCGAAGCTCTGGAAAAATATGGCGTTCCAGCGATCTTTAACACAGATCAGGGTAGCCAGTTTACATCGGATTCATTTATACAGATCCTCAAGGATCATCAAATTGAAATCAGCATGGACGGCAAAGGTCGTGCACTGGATAATATTTATATTGAACGGCTTTGGAGGACATTAAAGTACGAAGACATTTACATCAAAGGTTATGAAAGCATGACCGCTCTGCGAGACGGGTTACACCGCTATTTCCACTTCTACAATACCAAGCGATACCACCAGTCTTTGGACTATCAGGTTCCTGATGAAAAGTATGAATCATTTCAGATTCCGGATCAGGAATGGAGATCAGCAGCCTAATAAGGCTCCACGTAAAACTTATCAGATTTTGGTCTGGACAAAGGGCTCAGCTTATCCCGAAAGATTGTCGGTTGGACTGTAGAAATTGAAGAAAGTCCCGAGTTGGCTGAGGCGCTTTTTCGCCGAACTATCAATGGCCAAAAACGGCAGCCGAAGTTCGTTCACGCCGACAATGGTGGCCCCATGAAAGGCTTAAGTCTCGTAGCATTTTTAACAATGCTGCAGATAAACATGACCTACAATCGCCCGAGAGTCAGCAACGAAAATCCTTTCATTGAATCATTTTTTGGATCCATGAAAGGCCATGTGAAATACCCCAGACACTTTGAGGGTATAGAGCATTCAAGGACATGGTTCGCCGACTTCATCGATTGGTACAATAACCGGCACCAGCATTCGGGTATCGGTTATGTGACTCCGGCTCAGCGTCATGGCGGAGAAGATGTAGTAATCCTGAGACAGCGCCAGAAATGTTTGAATAAGGCTTGCGAAAAATTCCCGGAACGTTTTGTTCGGGGAACGAGGAACTTGTTGAATGATCGACAGGTGATACTCCACAAGCAGGAAAAAAAGGAACAGGAAGTCGCATAATTTATATCAAAGACCGAAGGACCATGTGACATCTATGTTGACAAATGTCGGAGTGGTCTTGATCTACACAGCTATTTGTTCTATCTGTTCGAAAAGGTTCAGTTGGCTGAATCGGAAAACGAGTGGATTTCGCTCCAAGGGTCAAACCTGCCGGAAGATTAATTTCAGAATCAGTTTTGCTTATCTGGTCAGAAAAATAGAGGTGAAATGCTTTATACGCAGACACGGAATCCAAGGGTCGAAAGCCAACCTTCCATGGAAATCTGCGAAGTGCTATCCGGCAAGCAACATCTGATAGAATCGACCACTTCTGGCTGGTACTGTGGTAGATCTTATCATCCAACATTTCATCTGCCGGGTTAATATGTCATGACACTTACTACTACACATACATCTTTTTGTAGTATATAATGTCACGCTATGACCAACGAAACCAGAAACAGGATTCTACAAGTCTTTGAAAAGCAGTCAGGCTACGCAAGAACTCAAGACATAAAATCCGAAGGCCTTCATCATAAGTACCTCCAGGAGCTCGTAGATGATGGCACTATACTAAAAATCAAACACGGCCTTTACAGCCTCACTGAACTCGATGATGCTGCGACTCTCCATGAAGCACTTCTTACCGTTCCGGATGGAATTATCTGTATGGGTACAGCTCTGGCCTACTACGAGTTGACAACCTGGAATCCGCCTGAAATACATATTGCCCTGCTCCGGGGAAGAAAGATTCTACTTCCAGATTATCCTCCTATCCAGCTATACCATGTATCTGAGGATATTTTCACCCTTGGTCAAACAGAGATTAAAACAGACTCCGGGCATTATATACCAATATACAACAGGGAGAGAGCCGTGTGCGATGCTATAAGGTTCAGAAACAAGATCGGCATCGACATCATGAAGGAAGTCCTTGGAGGATATATACAGAGTGATCATCGCGATCTCAATACTCTAAACCGTTATGCCCGGAAACTAAGGATTGAAACTGTCCTCAACCAATACCTGGATGTTCTCCTATGAACAATATCACTGACTCTGTAAAGGCTCGCCTTCGCAACCTCGCCCGGAAAGAAAAGAAAGATTATGTGTTGATCACGCGATTGTACATGCAAGAGGGTATTCTCCGCAGGATAGGAAAATCAAAGTACTCCGAATCATTTTGTCTGAAAGGTGGTCTGCTTCTCTATTCTATCTCCGGCTTTACAAGCAGACCGACAATGGATCTTGATCTGCTGGGCATAAACATACCAAGCGGAGAAGACAAATTCCGCTCCATCCTGACCGAAATCCTCTCTATAGAAGCAGCAGATGGCCTTGTATTTGATACCGATTCCTTGAAGCTCCAGGAAATAATCGAAGGAGCAGACTACCATGGGCAGCAGTTAAAGGTACTCTGCAGGCTCGGATCGATCAGAACAAACCTGAAACTCGACATCGGATTTGGTGACACAATCTATCCTGGACCGGTACAAATGGAGTATCCGGCTCTACTGGAAACAGATCCGATAAAAATATCTGCCTACTCTCTGGAATCGGTGATTGCCGAGAAGTTTGATGCCATGATTGTTCTTGATGCCCGCAACAGCAGGATGAAAGACTTTTATGACATCTATGATATCCTGACAAACCACAGGATTGACCAGGCTATCTTGGAAGAGGCGATCCGGCTAACCATCAACACAAGACGAACTATCCTCCCGGAAGCGCCTGCAATCTTCCAGGATGCTTTCAGCTCAGATCCCAGAAACCAGCAGCTCTGGAACTGATTTCTGAAAAGAATCAAGGCTGAAGAGATCGGATTCGCTACCGTTGTGAATAAGATTACGGAGCAGCTTTATCCCATATACATTAACTTGAAATAATAGAGACTATACACCAGTTAAAGAACTTTCCATACCAAGGTATGTCCCATGACCGGGCAACTCTCGATCCTTTAGCATAGAACTGGGTTGACAATAATCCGCTATAGAACCAATAAATCCAACCCCATCCCGCCATTCTGTCAATCAATCGCCTTATCGAAGAGTGTTTCCATCCGGGAATTACTCACGGGTACTCTTACTCTCTATTCGTGTCACCACCGGACTAAAATTGCATAATTTCACCGGTTCTAAATTGCAGTAATACATTCCAAACCTGCAAGCTGAAGTCGCATGCGGTCACTTCGCACAGAATCTGTCCATTCAGATCCTCGGTAATAGCCGGGACGTCAATTCGCATCATTTCCTGAATAGGGACCAATATCAACATCGCTCCCGGAAAAAGTGTTGGTCTGGAAAGAAAGCGTATCCTTGCCCAATACCCATAAAAACGACCTACGGCCAAATTTTCCTTCAGAAAATGTGACCAAAAGTGTGACCAAATTGATGCTCAAGACCTGGAATTAATCGAAATTTCGACCTACGGCCAACTGATACATATTTTTCTAAATTATTACAATACAAAGCTTTATAAAAGCTACTATAACCAACCAAAATTTTGCCTTCGAGCCTTCTAAGCCGTACATCGGGTCGAACCGGAAGCCCGAAGGGCTGAGGACCGATCCCGAATAGGTCGCACGTTCGAGTAAATTGCGTACCGCAGCGGCAAATAGCCGATGTGAGGAACGCGATGACAGTCGTGCTGGACGCGTCCATAAAAAAAGTCGATCTGAAAAGATCGGCTTTTTTTATGGACCTCTACTGAAGCGCGACTCGAAGCGAGGAGCCGCCGAGCGAATAGCGGGGACAAGCGCCCCGGACGGGCGCGGCAGGCGACGAGACGCCCGGAAGGAACCAGACAGGAAGTCTGGCGACTGGAAGGTGAATTCCCCAGTTTCGTAGGCATCTGTTAAACTCAGTTATAGTGGCAAACTATTCACATCTATGCCTTTATATGAAATAATTTTGCAGGTGTATGGAGTATAGGGTGTATATACCCGTGGAGGAGATTCACGATTTAACTACAGGCGGTATCTTCTCAAGCTCCCCGGCAATCTTTTTCCGTTCTCGCCTTAGGTCGTATTCATCCTGAATGCCCAGCCAGAAATCAGCGGAGTTCCCAAAATACTTCGCCAGGCGCAGAGCAGTATCTGCGGTGATCTTCCGATTACCTTTGAGTACCTGAGAAATCCGTGTTGCGGGTACGTTAATATCCTTGGCGAGGCGGTATGCTGTTATCTCCATGGGTTGTAGAAACTCTTCAAAAAGTATTTCACCAGGTGTGATAAGTGGTATTGAATCCATGTTTTCTCCTATGATCGCTAATCGGTTTGTACCGCAACTGCAAAGCAGCGAGGAACAATCCCGACAGAGCGAAACAGCCGTGTACCGCAGTCCATAAGGACGAGGAACATGGCGAGTAGCAGGTCGCAACGCGACCGACCAGGCACGGATGCATGGCCGAGCAGGTCGCAACGCGACCGACCAGGCCCCTAATGATAGTCGGTTATCTCGACATCGCTAGCCGAACCATTCTCCCATCGAAAGCAGATGCGATACTGATCGTTGATTCGGATGCTATACTGCCCTTTCCGGTTTCCTGAGAGTTGCTCCAAACGATTTCCCGGGGGTAACTCTCAAATCGTTCAGATCTTTCGCCCTGTGGATTATTATCAGTTTTCTCAGGCCCGTTCGCTGAATATCCCGAGGAAATCGCTTTGAGTATGTCTCATTCCAGATTTTCTAGGTTTCTTTGTCAATGAACGATTCGATCATCAAAAGATATTATCGCTTAACGTTACTATCGTCAAGCGTTAATACCAATTGTTTCAAGTACCAAATAAAGCATCGAAACGAAATAGAATAAATTTCTTGTGCATATCCCAGACTAACTAAGACATGAATGTACCTTCGAATAGGA
It includes:
- a CDS encoding nucleotidyl transferase AbiEii/AbiGii toxin family protein, whose product is MNNITDSVKARLRNLARKEKKDYVLITRLYMQEGILRRIGKSKYSESFCLKGGLLLYSISGFTSRPTMDLDLLGINIPSGEDKFRSILTEILSIEAADGLVFDTDSLKLQEIIEGADYHGQQLKVLCRLGSIRTNLKLDIGFGDTIYPGPVQMEYPALLETDPIKISAYSLESVIAEKFDAMIVLDARNSRMKDFYDIYDILTNHRIDQAILEEAIRLTINTRRTILPEAPAIFQDAFSSDPRNQQLWN
- a CDS encoding IS3 family transposase; protein product: MSLTLLRLPGGMVYLVAIIDLYSRKVLSWRLSNSMKVDFCNEALLEALEKYGVPAIFNTDQGSQFTSDSFIQILKDHQIEISMDGKGRALDNIYIERLWRTLKYEDIYIKGYESMTALRDGLHRYFHFYNTKRYHQSLDYQVPDEKYESFQIPDQEWRSAA
- a CDS encoding type II toxin-antitoxin system RelE/ParE family toxin, translated to MEQLSGNRKGQYSIRINDQYRICFRWENGSASDVEITDYH
- a CDS encoding type IV toxin-antitoxin system AbiEi family antitoxin domain-containing protein; amino-acid sequence: MTNETRNRILQVFEKQSGYARTQDIKSEGLHHKYLQELVDDGTILKIKHGLYSLTELDDAATLHEALLTVPDGIICMGTALAYYELTTWNPPEIHIALLRGRKILLPDYPPIQLYHVSEDIFTLGQTEIKTDSGHYIPIYNRERAVCDAIRFRNKIGIDIMKEVLGGYIQSDHRDLNTLNRYARKLRIETVLNQYLDVLL
- the ltrA gene encoding group II intron reverse transcriptase/maturase, with the protein product MVIWQHRVFFRRPYLEDIRDDLLSGEYQPLPAKRVYIPKPNGKLRPLGIPTLRDRIVQRAMLMAMEPIWESDFHRLSYGFRPERSVHHAIRTVKFQLQDGVETVGRWIIEGDLSSYFDTVHHRLLMKCVRRRIKDKRFTALLWRFLKAGHIDKDLFKAASEGVPQGGVLSPLLSNIMLNEFDWWLDQLYLSKKARKGRWYWNNTIKIQRPIAVREGREWLPAVTYCRYADDFVIQVKGNRQHAELIREQARSFLEDTLHLTLNMEKTHITHVDDGFVFLGHRIIRKRGPRGIKRPVTTIPHQKAKAFARSIAQELSGNYSENKIAMVERLNRKLAGWANFYQFTDYTSYVYRRIDRVVFWKLAHWLARKYRTSIKSLARRGIRSPAPGKAKTWILYGANPNGKIQGIDLRRLVTSPKKQFRWRNPEVNPYLPREEERNTVSSTYDQVARAISPI
- a CDS encoding HigA family addiction module antitoxin, producing the protein MDSIPLITPGEILFEEFLQPMEITAYRLAKDINVPATRISQVLKGNRKITADTALRLAKYFGNSADFWLGIQDEYDLRRERKKIAGELEKIPPVVKS
- a CDS encoding integrase core domain-containing protein, with product MAEALFRRTINGQKRQPKFVHADNGGPMKGLSLVAFLTMLQINMTYNRPRVSNENPFIESFFGSMKGHVKYPRHFEGIEHSRTWFADFIDWYNNRHQHSGIGYVTPAQRHGGEDVVILRQRQKCLNKACEKFPERFVRGTRNLLNDRQVILHKQEKKEQEVA